A window of the Microtus ochrogaster isolate Prairie Vole_2 unplaced genomic scaffold, MicOch1.0 UNK62, whole genome shotgun sequence genome harbors these coding sequences:
- the LOC101980028 gene encoding N-acetyltransferase 8-like encodes MASFHIRQFQERDYKKVVDLFSRGLKEHIPASFRHLLTLPRTLLVLVGVPLAIVLLSDSWLLAVICIFFMLLFFWFLVSHAWNKYVSNSLHTDMADIPKFYLSARGSCFWVAESGGEVVGTVGCLPVKDPPLGRKQLELFHLSVSSQHRGQGIAKALVRTVLQFARDQGYSDVVLGTGVIQQGAVTLYYSMGFQKTREYFMDTLLWLLDLSMICFTYSFPSVPEHEL; translated from the coding sequence ATGGCTTCTTTTCACATCCGCCAGTTCCAGGAGAGAGACTACAAAAAAGTCGTGGATTTGTTCTCCAGGGGCTTGAAGGAGCACATCCCTGCCTCCTTCCGCCACCTGCTGACACTGCCCAGAACCCTCCTGGTCTTAGTTGGGGTGCCTCTTGCTATAGTCCTGCTGTCTgactcctggctcctggctgttATATGCATCTTCTTCATGCTTCTATTCTTTTGGTTCCTTGTCAGTCATGCCTGGAACAAGTATGTGTCCAACAGTTTGCACACAGACATGGCTGACATCCCCAAGTTCTACCTGAGTGCACGTGGTTCCTGCTTCTGGGTGGCTGAGTCTGGGGGAGAGGTGGTGGGCACCGTGGGCTGTCTACCAGTCAAGGATCCCCCATTAGGGAGGAAGCAGCTGGAGCTCTTTCACCTGTCTGTGTCCTCACAGCATCGTGGACAGGGGATAGCGAAAGCACTGGTCAGAACTGTCCTCCAGTTTGCACGGGACCAGGGTTACAGTGATGTTGTCCTTGGAACAGGTGTCATCCAGCAAggtgctgtgaccctttactacAGCATGGGCTTCCAGAAGACACGTGAATATTTTATGGACACACTCCTGTGGCTCCTGGATCTCTCTATGATTTGTTTCACATACTCATTCCCTTCTGTTCCTGAACATGAGCTGTga